One segment of Manihot esculenta cultivar AM560-2 chromosome 4, M.esculenta_v8, whole genome shotgun sequence DNA contains the following:
- the LOC110613319 gene encoding glucomannan 4-beta-mannosyltransferase 2 yields the protein MAEESPKFIIPEVFQVSRGEFGDQLGLIWELVKAPLIVPLLQLGVYICLTMSLMLFMERLYMGVVIILVKLFFKKPDKRYKWESLQEDEESGNSDFPVVLIQIPMFNEREVYKVSIGAVSNLSWPADRLVIQVLDDSTDPEIKQMVEQECQRWASKGVNIRYQIRENRGGYKAGALRDGLKKGYVKHCQYVAMFDADFQPDPDFLKRSIPFLVHNPEIALVQARWRFVNADECLLTRMQEMSLDYHFTVEQEVGSSTHAFFGFNGTAGIWRIAAINEAGGWKDRTTVEDMDLAVRCSLRGWKFLYLGDLHVKSELPSTFKAFRYQQHRWSCGPANLFRKMVMEIVRNKKVRFWKKVYVIYSFFFVRKIIAHMVTFWFYCVVLPLTILVPEVQVPIWGAVYIPSIITILNSVGTPRSIHLLFYWILFENVMSLHRTKATLIGLLGAGRANEWVVTEKLGNTLQKNADAAKNKTSVKTARRPRFKFTDRINKLELGFAAFLFLCGCYDFVHGKNNYFVYLFLQTVTFFITGIGYVGTIIPSS from the exons ATGGCTGAAGAATCACCAAAATTCATAATCCCAGAAGTATTCCAGGTTTCAAGAGGAGAATTTGGAGACCAACTTGGGTTGATTTGGGAATTAGTTAAAGCTCCATTGATAGTTCCTTTGCTGCAACTTGGGGTTTATATTTGCTTAACAATGTCTCTTATGCTCTTCATGGAGAGGCTTTACATGGGTGTTGTTATTATTCTTGTAAAGCTTTTTTTCAAAAAACCAGACAAACGTTACAAATGGGAATCTTTGCAAGAAGATGAGGAATCAGGCAACTCGGATTTTCCTGTTGTTCTTATCCAAATCCCAATGTTCAATGAAAGAGAG GTTTACAAAGTCTCAATTGGGGCAGTGTCTAATCTTTCTTGGCCAGCGGATCGTTTGGTGATCCAAGTCCTTGATGATTCAACCGACCCAGAAATCAAG CAAATGGTGGAGCAAGAATGCCAGAGATGGGCAAGCAAAGGAGTAAATATAAGGTACCAAATTAGagaaaacagaggaggataTAAAGCTGGAGCTTTAAGAGATGGGCTTAAGAAAGGCTATGTCAAACATTGCCAGTATGTGGCTATGTTTGATGCTGATTTTCAGCCAGATCCTGATTTTCTCAAACGTTCTATTCCTTTCTTGGTTCACAATCCTGAAATTGCCCTTGTTCAAGCTCGCTGGAGATTTG TGAATGCAGATGAGTGCTTACTGACAAGAATGCAAGAGATGTCATTGGATTACCATTTCACTGTGGAGCAAGAAGTTGGTTCATCAACTCATGCATTCTTTGGCTTCAATG GGACTGCTGGGATATGGAGAATTGCTGCAATTAATGAGGCTGGTGGGTGGAAGGACAGAACCACAGTGGAAGATATGGATCTTGCCGTCCGATGTAGTCTCAGGGGATGGAAATTTCTTTACCTTGGTGACCTCcat GTGAAAAGTGAACTTCCTAGTACTTTCAAGGCCTTCAGGTACCAGCAGCACAGGTGGTCCTGTGGTCCTGCTAATCTCTTCAGGAAAATGGTGATGGAAATAGTTAGAAATAAG AAAGTGAGATTCTGGAAGAAGGTTTATGTGATCTACAGCTTCTTCTTCGTTCGCAAGATCATTGCTCATATGGTCACCTTCTGGTTCTACTGTGTTGTTCTTCCATTAACCATTTTGGTTCCTGAGGTTCAAGTTCCAATTTGGGGAGCTGTTTATATCCCTTCAATTATTACTATTCTAAATTCAGTAGGCACTCCAAG GTCGATTCACTtactattctattggatcttgTTCGAAAACGTGATGTCCTTGCATCGAACAAAGGCGACACTCATCGGTCTGCTGGGTGCAGGAAGAGCTAATGAATGGGTTGTCACTGAAAAACTTGGAAACACACTTCAGAAAAATGCAGATGCTGCCAAGAACAAGACCAGTGTCAAAACGGCTCGAAGACCTCGGTTCAAATTCACCGACAG GATTAACAAATTGGAACTAGGATTTGCAGCATTCTTATTCTTATGTGGATGTTATGATTTTGTTCATGGCAAGAACAACTACTTTGTATACCTTTTCCTCCAAACTGTTACCTTCTTC